GGAACCTCTTGGTCTCAAAATGCTCAGGGCCTCTCTAACAAGGTTTCAGATTCACATTCGCACAATttattcaacaagcacttatttatTAATCCCCGCCAGGAGTATAGCATCAGAGTTGAACAGCAACcccttcattgtacagatgaggaaaagggatGCCTGGGAAGGGCAAAGCCAGGATTGCTCCCTCCAGACATGTTGCCAGGGATGCCATTGTATTCGGAGCTTTCTGGTAGTCTCTGGGGCCAAACCAAACTGGAGCCTGCATTCTGTCACTCAGGGTCACAGAGAGACGGCACTATATAGGAACAGACATCCAAAAAACCCTAGGCAGAGTGccaaggggaaaggaggaagagagctCTCTCATCTGAGGGGATGTGAGAAAGGCTCCCAGCAGGTGGTCCCAGGGAATCCCGAGAGGCTGAAGAAGTGAGGGCAGAAAGGCTTCCAAGGGGCAGGCCCTGTGGATAGCAAACTGAATTGTACAGAGGCCTAAGACTCCATGGAAAGAGCAAAGAATCATCCAACTGGGGTAATAATTCTTACCTGTAAGGGCTTTACATTTTACTCCTTACATATATTATCACTTCATTTGATCTAATTTGGTTAAAACCTAGAATGTGAGGAAAATCCCATGAAGTAAGTTTAGAAAGGAAggttggaggcagagggaaggctTACAATGCCAGGCTatggcattttcttttctcatgcaGGCCCTAGGGAGCCCTGGAGGAATCCAGagcagatgggtggcaacaaccAACAATGTGCCCCCAGATGATGGGCAGGGGTGGGAAGGCTGGATCCCCAAGGCGGCTTTGTACAGCCCATTCTAGACTAGCCCTTACTGAGTCACAGGCCCAGAGAGGAGCAGATTTGCCCACAGAGAAGCCAGTAGAGCCAGATCTctcaaacccccccccccattctggtTCTACAGTCCCTCTCAAAAGTCAGTCTAGGCTGGGCAGGTAGTTAGGGACCGAGGCTGGTTAAGTTGGGAAATGCCTTTCCTAAGGAGCTCCTCCAGACTCGGCCTGGGCTCTCAGCACCAAAACCAGCCATGGTGAAAGGAAGACATTTCTCAGGCTCTTATAAATGCTTCTGTGctataaaattttcaaatcatatatttgttacatgtgtataaataggatcaatatatgtaaatgtttcaatatcacacacatgtatgtatactaTGCAAATCTAGCACGTACAAACTGCCCTTTGCACAAAAATTCTCATGTAACACTTACAATCACCCTTTGAGGTAGGaactttattattcccatttcacagctgAGAGACATTAAATGCTGGGCCCATTGTCTTCTCACCAAGTCTGAGGTAGGGTAATCAGGCCCCAAAGGCTTCTGAAACTTGGGGGATCAGTATCTCCTTCACTACTTCCCCTCCCTGGTCACTGGCTCAGCAGCCCCACCTTGTCTTCCCTGGGCTCATCCCTGGCACCTCCCTGAAGTGAACGCTCCCAGGATGCCTTTGGGGGCACCCTCAGTGACACCCTGCCATGCTCACACTGACAGTCACAAAGACAGGCAGCCCCTTCAACTTTCAGCCCTGACGCTTGACCAGGAGCAGGCCCCGGACCTTCAGGGAGACCCTCCTCTTGGCCAAGTCCCTGGGTATCCAGGTTCCCATCCAGCAGCTGGTGGAACACAGATTGGAGACGACCACTCTGGCTTTCTGGGGCACCTGGGTAAAGCAGATTAAGGCTTCTGGAAGCCACCTCCTCCCCGGGCATAAGCAAGATGAGGACATGTGGCAGAGGATGAAGATGGAATCAAggatggagatccatgtgcactTGACAGGAGACACAGACCCTGGTGGAAGGCTGGGGGGGCAAGGCGTGGGGTGGATGGAAGTATCTTCCTGGCTGCCCACCCCTGGGTCCCCTGGACCTTCTCTTTTTCAGTCAAGGATGGCACAAGGCCTCCTTCTGGGCAACAAGGCCAGGGTCCCTTCCCTGCCTCAGAAGCTCAGAAGGTGCTCACCCTCTCCAAGGATTCCCCAGGCAGCTGCACCCCGGACTTGGAGTGTGAAGCACACACTGGACCAGATCTGGGGGCAGAGCTCCCTGACTCGGGCTGGGTGAACGTGGGCCTTCCTGTcctgctttggtttcctcagcCACAAACTAgcaattaattttaaagattgCTTTCTAAAGCTTGGAGCGACACAGAAGACACAAGCTCATGATGACAGATTCCCCTGGGGATCTGGTGCTTTCAAGGAAATAGCACCTCcctagggtcccacagccagtGGGCCCTGGGCCCCGAGAGTCCCTTCCAGGAAACTCCTGGTGGCCAGCATAGCTGGGGTGGAGCTGAGATTAGTCACCAGGCCAAGTCAGCACAGGGAGCTGtttcagggaaggagggaagtggTGCTGACAGGAAgcaaggggagggggaaaggagaggggggcGGGGAACCTTTTCGGGGGGACCCTGTGTAGATAGGAGCAGCCTGGCTGGAAACACCAGGCTGGGGCCTGGAAAAGGACCGAGGGGACGAGTGGCAGAGGTAGCCTTGGCTTTGGCaatggaaagggggaaggggcTGTCCCATAAGGGACTGAAAAGCAAACCAGAAGTGGGGGGGAAGACTCAGATCCTGTACCATGAAGTCACCCCAGGATAGATGGCAGATGGCCTTGAGGCCCAAACCAGAAAGAGGATGTGGGACAGCCCCTGGAGCAGCTTCGAGGAGGAGGGAGAGTCCAGGGGATGGCCCAGAGAGGCCCTGGCTCTGGGTAAGAATGGGGGCATTAGCTCCCAGGGAAGTGACTCATCCCCAGATTCTGAGCACTGCCAACTTAGAAGGCACCAATAGGCCCTTCCCCCATCCTGCCCCCCCAAAGCCTCTCACACCTGCCTGTCAGGGAGCCAGAAAACACCCACTCTCCAAGAAGCGAGAGGGATGCAGGAGGTGCTGGGGAAGCTCCTTCCAACCCAGAAGCCCATGATCTGCTCCCCTGGGAGTTCCCAGAGTGCCTTCAGCGGCCAAGGGAAGGGCAGGGGCCTTGGCTTTCAGGAGACATGGGCCCTGGGCCCAGCTCTGGGGATCCTGGGGCCAGGTGACCTCTTCCAGTTCTGGCTTGGCTGTCTCCTCAGCTGTCAGAAGGGAACAAGAAGTCCTACAAAGGTTGAAGGCGAGGGAAAGGCTTCATAAACAAGCCTGGGCTACATATTAACCCATGTGAGAGCCATTACCACCCATTAGAAACTCAGAATACTAATGGTGGGAGGAACCACAAAACAATGTCCAGACAGGGAGAGCCTGAAGTGAGAATTTCCGGCCCCAAAATCTTCCTCGGATCATGGAATGCCAGAAGGGTGGGGGCTGCGGAGGATTAATTagtctcatttgttcctcatatCAAGttgggatgggggggaaggagttTATTATGAAgcccattttagaaataagaaaatcaaggCTAAGAGAAATAACATGCCTAGGGCCACAGtcaaagctgggagggcccttagaaagtgggatgtcagagctgggaagggcttttagaacataggatgtcagagatggaaggaccttagaactcaGACAATCAGAGGTAGGAGGGCCTTGGAACACAGAGCATCAGAGCTAAGAGgtcccttagaacccaggatgtcaggggCTGGGAGGTCCCTTACAACTCCGAAAGTCAAAACTGGGAGGAACTTTtgaacacagaatatcagagctggaaggaaccttggcATACAGAAGTTCTGAGATATGGTCCTTAGAACACAAAGTCAGAGCAGGCAAGGAAGGATTTTAGAACCTGGAAAGTCAGAGTTGGGAAGACCCTTGGATCACAGATCAGACCCATAGAGATCACCTAATGGAAGGcaactgaaagaaagaaatggctgCCAGACCCAGACTTCTGTCTTCCCAGGAGGGCTCTTTCCCCTGCCCCAGGGGGTGCATCAGGgatccctttccccctttcccttggGGATGCATCTGTCCGAGCTGAGCAGGCAGCAAGCCCGGGGGTGAGTCACTGGGATTCATGTGAGCTTCCCTAGGAGAGAAGAGGGGACGGTCGGGAGTGTTGAGGTGAGGAGGCCGAATGGAGTATCCCGGAGCTGGGGACAGACGGCCTaacaggaagggaagtcggctgaGCCTCCCAGGCCCCttccaccacacacacacagaggagcACACAGACATGCGTCCCAGCAGACACATGCAAACATGCACGGTGCAGACATGGCCACACACATGGAAAGGCATGTGTGCGCCTGCGTGCAGGTGGGCAGGCACACGGACTGGACACACACGTGCAGACTGGCAGGcacacgcacacactcacacccCAGAGCCGGCAGAAGAAGCTGAGGGCCCCCGCAAATCCACCAGGTTGGGCACTTTATTTCCTAGGCTTTCCCATCAGACAACTGGAGCCTCCACACCTGGGTCCAGTAAACTCAAACGTGGAGGGTGAGGAGGGCTGCACTCACTGAAGGTGGGGGCAGCACGGATTGGGCAAAGGGAGCGGGCACAGAAAGATACTTCTGCCTAAGCAGGGGGCACACACTCTTCCCACTTCATATAAGCCAACTCCCTGGGCACAGATGCACCCCAGCACTCTGCCGGGCAATCCTGAGGCTGAGCCTTGGGAAGGAGGATGGGAAATCCCCCAGAGGGGGGCAGAGAGTGCTTCAGGTCTACACCAGGCTTCTGGGCTCCTTCCAGGGAACTTTCAGGGTATTAACCAGCTCAAGGGCTCCAGGCCTGGCTGGCGGACTGGGGCCCGAGCTTCCTGGCAGCCCCCCTTCCCCGTGGGCCTTGTGAAAACACCCCCAATTAAGGCCCTCCCCACTATCTCCATCAGCGCCTACTCAGGAGAGCTGGGCTGAGCAGGAGTGACTCGGACCCACTTCCATGGGTTTCCCGTCCCCTTGCCAGACAGATCAGGCCCCCAGCTGTCTGCCCAGCTCAAGGGGGAGGACTGAAGAAGAAGGGAGGCAGGGGCCCCCCGACTGGGCATGGTCCACACTCTTCCCTCATTCAAAGGGACTGACCGAATTCTGGGTCACCGCCCAGTGGTGTATAAGCTGGGGCACATCAGGCTTTGGGACAGGAAGGGGACAGGGAAGATGCAGGCCTGGGGCTGGGAGGTACAGGGGAGCCCAGGCAGGCAGTAGGCAGCATCCTTCTGTCCAGGCTTTCAATTTCTGGCAGCGATGACCACGGACAGTGCCACACCCCCAAGAGCGACAGCAGTTGCCCCAAAGAGCCATTTCCATGGAATGGACTGTAGAGAAAACAGCAAAGGAAAAGGACAATGTTTAGGTGCTGCTCATCCACTCTGGACCCTGGGCCAAGAGGTGAGGGGCAGGTCCTGGCCTGGGCACCTAGCCCAGCCATGTCCCTCTGAGCAGGAGGGAAACAAATCCCTGCATGGCTAGGCCCCAACACACTTCTCCACCAGACTGCCCACCCACTGTCCCCCCCGAGACCTCCTCTGCCATCTTCCATGGGTTTGTTCATTCTCTCCTACTTGGGagcctctcttctccccttctgtCTCTTCAAATTCTTCCCCATCCTTGGGTGCTTAGCTCAAAGCTCTActcttccaggaagcctttcaGGATTACCTCTGACCACAGGGAGCATTAAGCTCCCCTGGGCTCCTAGGACACTCAGCAATTGCCATTTTGGGACTCATAACGTCTCTGGCTTTTTTCTCTATGTGTATTCCTGCCTCCTCGACTACAGTGGAAGCTCCCTGAAGGTGCCAGAAGAGCActcttctgtttctccctctcttcagAGTCCAGCCCAGCAGAATGCCAGCCATGCTGGAGGAAGCCCTCGGTACAAGCTGATGGGCAGGGAGGGCGGGACTTCCCTCTGTCCTGGGTCAGACTCTTTCCAGAACGCTTAGGGCAGGTCCTGCCTCCCCTTTAAGCCTTTCCTGTCTACCCCAGGGAAAGAATAAGGGCAAGAAACACTACAAACAGAAAGGAGCTCAGAGATCCCCCACCCAGGGCCAAGAGTCTTTGGTCCCAATTGTGCTACAAACCTCAAAAATGACTTCTGATAGTCCCTTCCCCAATGCAGGCCTCCATTCCTAGCTCTAATTTGAGATGATTACACTAGCTGGTCTCAAAGCTCCCTCTCGTTCTAtccagccctgacatcctgggttctaggGGCCCTCCCAGCCCTCACATCCTGGATTTCCCTAATGCTGACATACTAAAGGCTCAAGTCCCAACACCCCAGGACTGTGATGTCAACAGGTGACCTGGCTCTGAGAACTGGCAGAGCTACTGAATTTCAGCCTCTGTAGTCCCATCCCTGGCACTGCATGAGATGGCAGTGTTTGCCAACAGCACAAAGGGGCTCTCCTCACCTTTTGGCAAATCTTAGCCAGACCAGAGGTCTGGACTCCTCCCCCTGACAAATCCCTTACCCATGGGCCCTTGGCAGGACTCTTGGCGGGCACTCCACTGGCACCAGCAGTACCAAGCATCTTCTTGTACATGGcagtctctgtgtgtctctgggcaGCATGCTTTTTCACCAGCTTTGAGAGCTCTGAATGAATAGTCTGCAAGAGGGacacaggagagacagagagagccacCCCAAGAAGTGTTGGGAGAGGGAGGCTGATCCCAAAGTTCTTAGAGAAGCAGTAAGGGAGTCCCCTCCATTCAGGCCTCATTCTGCCAGTAAGGGGAAATGGGGTTGTGGGAGCTTTCTAAGAAACAAGTAAAGATGAGCCAAATGTCCTGACGTGGCTCCCTCACACCCAGAAACTTCCTGTTGAGGCCCAAAGTGGGTTGGGGCACCTCCAGATCTTCTGAGCCCCTCCCCTGTCCCCCTTCCCCCCTGCCTCTCCCCAAAATGCTCCAAGACTCACCTTGTTGGAGGGCTCCAATTTGAGGGCAGCTCTCAGGATAGGGATGGCCTCAGCATACTCACCTTGCTGCGCCAGCACCTGGGAGGGCAGGGGGCAGTCCTCAGAGACAGCGCTCTCCCCAAGGCGCCCCCGGCCCCGCCTCCCACAGCCAGAGTCTGTGACTCTCAGGCTCCCCACAGCACCAGCAGGACTGAGCACCCGGAGGCTGGCTGGGGCAGGGCTCACCTTGCCCTTCCGAAAGAGGGCCTTGATGTTGTCTGGCTGGTGGCTGAGTGCCAGGCTGCAGGAGCTCAAGGCCGCGCTGTAGTGGTCCAGCTTGAGCTGGGAGGCAGCCAGGTTGTTCAGGCATTTCACTTTCAACTCCAGCAATTCCGCCTCCTCCTCGGGACTCACATCAACTGGTATGGGGAGCAAAGGAGGATAAGTGGCGGGCCCAGCCCTGGCCAAGGCAGGATGGGCATCGGGGAAGGGGGCGACAGCAGGGCTACTGCAAGGGCTCAATGCCAGGGAGACCCCCAAGGAGACGGGAATTCCCTGAACATGGCGCCCTTGGGGAAGCAGGGACAGACCCCGTGGCACCTTTGGAACTGGCACCGATGGCCTTGAGGGCCAGGTCATAGGAGTTGGCAGCCAGGACGAAGTCAGCCCTCTGGTAATGGGCATTCCCACACTCGCGCTTGTGGTCAGCCAGGCTGATGCGCTCTCGCCCGCTCAGCAGCTCCAAGTCAGGCCCATCCACGGCGTTCTGCAGAGCCACCTCGAGGCGAAGGGTTGAGTTGGGAGGGATGGCAGGACTCCTGTGGGCCCAGGGGTCAGAAACCAGGGACTCTCAGAGGTCAGGTGATCCCACCTCCCCAGTTCCCCAACTGGGGGCAGGG
This sequence is a window from Sminthopsis crassicaudata isolate SCR6 chromosome 1, ASM4859323v1, whole genome shotgun sequence. Protein-coding genes within it:
- the FKBP8 gene encoding peptidyl-prolyl cis-trans isomerase FKBP8, which encodes MASKAAPADPSPVSPPPPGAAQLDSGEDFEVLDGTEEEEEEDDDDLSELPPLEDLGAAPSEGPAEPAPSEEAGSSSPLQEEWMDILGNGLLRKKILVAAPPGAERPSKGQDVTVQLKVSLEDDGTQVEEQPSLTFTLGDCDFLQALDLSVQLMNVGETALIIADAKYCYGSCGRSPAIPPNSTLRLEVALQNAVDGPDLELLSGRERISLADHKRECGNAHYQRADFVLAANSYDLALKAIGASSKVDVSPEEEAELLELKVKCLNNLAASQLKLDHYSAALSSCSLALSHQPDNIKALFRKGKVLAQQGEYAEAIPILRAALKLEPSNKTIHSELSKLVKKHAAQRHTETAMYKKMLGTAGASGVPAKSPAKGPWSIPWKWLFGATAVALGGVALSVVIAARN